A single Osmerus mordax isolate fOsmMor3 chromosome 7, fOsmMor3.pri, whole genome shotgun sequence DNA region contains:
- the nadka gene encoding NAD kinase isoform X3: MQTAMKFNQYLHGPENSNDRVWKGHIQDPASQKLTWNKPPKSVLVIKKIRDASLLQPFKELCVFLTELKSMIVYVESKVLEDPAIADDESFGAIIKKFCTFREDLDDISNRVDFIICLGGDGTLLYASSLFQESVPPVMAFHLGSLGFLTPFNFDTYQSQVTQIIEGNAAIILRSRLRVRVTKESREKKAREEEKGLIMTNGDNEGSRKAMQYQVLNEVVVDRGPSSYLSNVDLFLDGHLITTVQGDGVIVSTPTGSTAYAVAAGASMIHPNVPAIMITPICPHSLSFRPIVVPAGVELKIMLSRDARNTAWVSFDGRKRQEICHGDSITITTSCFPVPSICFRDPVNDWFESLAQCLHWNVRKKQNYLSSEEDEF; this comes from the exons ATGCAGACAGCCATGAAGTTCAACCAGTATTTGCATGGTCCAGAGAACAGCAACGACAGAGTATGGAAAGG GCACATACAAGACCcagccagtcaaaaactgacgTGGAACAAGCCTCCCAAAAGTGTCCTTGTCATCAAGAAGATCCGTGATGCCAGTCTGTTGCAGCCTTTCAAAgagctctgtgtgtttctcactgAG CTAAAAAGCATGATTGTTTACGTGGAGAGCAAAGTTCTGGAGGACCCCGCCATCGCGGACGATGAGAGCTTTGGGGCCATTATCAAGAAGTTCTGCACTTTTAGAGAAG ATCTCGATGACATCTCCAATCGAGTGGACTTTATCATCTGTCTCGGTGGAGATGGAACCTTACTTTATGCATCTTCTCTTTTTCAG GAGAGTGTTCCACCAGTTATGGCCTTTCACCTGGGCTCTCTGGGCTTCCTCACGCCTTTCAACTTCGACACCTACCAGTCTCAGGTCACCCAAATCATCGAGG gtaacGCTGCCATCATCCTGCGCAGTCGTCTGAGAGTGAGGGTGAcgaaggagagcagagagaagaaggccagggaggaggagaagggcctCATCATGACCAACGGAGACAACGAAGGCAGCCGCAAAGCCATGCAGTATCAG GTTCTAAATGAAGTGGTGGTGGACAGGGGACCATCCTCCTACCTCTCCAACGTTGACCTTTTCCTGGACGGACACCTCATCACCACAGTACAAGGAGATG GTGTGATAGTGTCCACTCCCACGGGTAGCACGGCGTATGCTGTGGCGGCTGGAGCCTCCATGATCCATCCAAACGTTCCTGCCATCATGATCACGCCTATctgccctcactctctctctttcagaccgATAGTTGTACCAGCAGGAGTGGAGCTCAAG ATCATGCTGTCCAGAGATGCTAGAAACACAGCCTGGGTGTCCTTTGATGGACGAAAAAGACAAGAGATCTGCCATGGAGACAG CATTACCATCACTACGTCCTGCTTCCCTGTTCCTTCCATCTGTTTTCGGGACCCAGTAAATGACTGGTTTGAGAGCCTGGCCCAATGTTTACACTGGAACGTGAGGAAGAAGCAGAATTACCTCAGCTCAGAAGAGGATGAGTTCTGA
- the LOC136945600 gene encoding uncharacterized protein, translating to MDEISPLLDNQVREGADLPYPNLRPRRRELIPTPCGPIKPWSELSCLVKLYFCFTIVSLLALFTLTLSSIYQQSMSTYSYEDDFTVSIIQLVGILFCIYYITRGILQENRQELIVFVLSVVVVMVRSVVNFTVLPVKDRHELLVRFICIQCVGVFHVFCTVLLINRPNMMAFRVGGALESLQEQYFLLNLCFSMVTFDLQAQLCLCILIMTSGTSMSLTNNIILGFGVAWACLTAMVGGIAVLKEAKSLVCVFLLLNLPELAYFIYLMYKISLNWGQDKTYTLEAAAITGALISVLIKGVLSWAVVRLVRSFGQGLRERMFVSDGR from the exons AGGCCACGACGGAGGGAACTGATACCAACACCATGTGGACCA ATAAAGCCTTGGTCAGAGCTATCATGCTTGGTGAAGCTCTACTTCTGCTTCACAATTGTATCACTTCTGGCACTGTTTACGCTCACTCTTAGCAGTATCTACCAACAAAGCATGTCAACCTACAGCTATGAGGACGACTTCACTGTATCCATCATCCAGCTGGTTGGAATCT TGTTCTGCATATACTACATCACCCGGGGTATACTACAGGAGAACAGACAGGAGCTGATAGTCTTTGTTCTCAGTGTGGTGGTTGTCATGGTGCGCTCTGTGGTCAACTTTACTGTACTTCCTGTGAAGGACAGACATGAGTTGCTG GTTCGGTTTATATGCatccagtgtgtgggtgtgttccaTGTTTTCTGCACAGTCCTGCTCATCAATAGACCCAACATGATGGCTTTCAGAGTGGGTGGGGCATTGGAGAGTCTCCAAGAGCAGTACTTTCTGCTCAACTTATGCTTCTCCATGGTAACCTTTGATCTACAGGCACAG CTATGCCTCTGTATCCTGATCATGACGTCAGGAACATCCATGTCCCTCACCAACAACATAATCCTTGGCTTTGGGGTTGCATGGGCTTGCCTAACAGCTATGGTTGGTGGTATTGCA GTTTTAAAAGAAGCCAAGTCATTGGTTTGTGTCTTCTTACTATTGAATTTACCTGAGTTGGCCTACTTCATCTATCTTATGTACAAG ATCAGTCTGAATTGGGGCCAGGATAAGACGTACACTTTAGAGGCAGCTGCTATCACAGGAGCCCTGATCTCAGTCCTGATCAAAGGAGTACTGTCATGGGCCGTCGTCCGATTGGTGCGCAGCTTTGGGCAGGGCCTGAGGGAGAGAA TGTTCGTGTCGGACGGGAGGTAA